One window from the genome of Asterias rubens chromosome 11, eAstRub1.3, whole genome shotgun sequence encodes:
- the LOC117296910 gene encoding uncharacterized protein LOC117296910 — protein MPRRGGRRGRGRGRQGPAKPKQHDEFQLEAASKDETETDVMDNLAALFTKESSFEKHFAAQEKGCPKYVATLLVLQRIGTDVLQSSKARALAVAWARKDKDLAARLLANSKEFGLVEVLKAATLLDSGRKMREWEKKLKLLRMQTKVAPQKIAKITTNIHNLSNIKPSVGSMSGAISRQIRRWVQTIPSSELEFYALHLPKDPWKRLADLVHFNPQTDFSLPWFLPHCFGAPAPEDTIVSRCSSLSAENVNELMVHNDLPYAHVKQFKANLTAESKTRIAVSEKSLDALLWNYEDLHCPEVDFVIEERLQGGESISLPYGKVMERLLLIKGMRHKDSAKTEQTNHLYEKLIAIADEKLEQTRLNIDSPVAVIGDRSPSMGTAISTSTIIASLLCAIAKAELSFFSHRNFIPDDVPKTIVEILDLASSIDTEGSTIPAASLLPYYESKKVIKTFIIVTDEEENGTVEYEGARYDFHTLFEKYFKEVYPAKLVFVSFLHNQHLTGQMVKALLAKDITPLQFKLDNSRPDLVKLGNLLGLLSSEAVGFSEEVGTLEKEIVDVGLQKAIENMTLK, from the exons ATGCCAAGGCGTGGAGGCCGACGTGGGAGGGGAAGAGGTCGTCAGGGCCCAGCTAAACCCAAGCAGCACGATGAATTCCAACTTGAGGCAGCATCAAAGGATGAGACAGAAACAGAC GTTATGGACAATCTAGCAGCTCTGTTCACAAAAGAGAGCTCATTTGAGAAGCATTTTGCTGCCCAGGAGAAAGGCTGCCCCAAGTATGTAGCTACTCTGCTAGTTCTACAGAGGATTGGAACAGACGTTTTACAAA GTTCCAAAGCTCGTGCCCTCGCAGTAGCCTGGGCTCGCAAGGATAAGGATCTTGCAGCTAGACTACTGGCCAACTCCAAGGAGTTCGGACTAGTAGAGGTCTTGAAGGCAGCGACACTGCTGGACTCTGGACGCAAGATGCGTGAGTGGGAGAAGAAGTTGAAGCTACTTCGGATGCAAACCAAGGTCGCTCCTCAAAAGATCGCTAAGATCACGACGAATATTCATAATCTGAGTAACATTAAGCCATCG GTTGGATCCATGAGTGGGGCCATCAGTCGTCAGATCAGACGTTGGGTTCAAACCATTCCTTCATCTGAGCTTGAGTTCTATGCTCTTCACTTGCCCAAGGATCCATGGAAGAGGCTGGCTGACCTGGTGCACTTCAACCCTCAAACA GACTTCAGTCTGCCATGGTTTTTACCTCACTGCTTTGGCGCCCCAGCGCCAGAAGACACCATAGTTTCCAGATGTTCCAGCCTCAGCGCAGAGAATGTGAACGAGCTGATGGTGCACAATGATCTTCCATATGCGCATGTTAAACAGTTCAAGGCAAACCTCACTGCAGAGTCAAAGACACGAATCGCTGTGTCGGAGAAAAGTCTCGATGCATTGCTGTG GAATTATGAAGACCTGCACTGCCCCGAGGTGGATTTTGTAATCGAGGAGAGATTACAAGGTGGGGAATCCATCAGCCTTCCCTATGGTAAGGTCATGGAGAGGCTTCTCCTCATCAAAGGAATGAGACACAAGGATTCTGCCAAGACCGAACAGACTAATCATCTTTACGAGAAACTCATTGCAATAGCAGACGAAAAACTGGAGCAGACAAG attgAACATTGACTCTCCTGTGGCGGTGATAGGTGACCGATCTCCCTCCATGGGTACAGCCATTAGCACCAGTACCATCATCGCCAGTTTGCTGTGTGCCATCGCTAAGGCAGAGCTGTCATTCTTCAGTCATCGTAACTTTATCCCTGATGATGTACCCAAGACTATTGTTGAG ATTCTCGATCTAGCGTCCTCAATCGACACAGAGGGTTCGACCATACCAGCAGCTAGCCTTCTTCCGTACTATGAGAGCAAGAAAGTCATCAAGACATTCATCATCGTTACCGATGAGGAAGAAAATGGAACGGTCGAGTACGAGGGTGCCAGATACGA CTTCCACACTCTCTTCGAGAAGTACTTCAAGGAAGTCTACCCAGCCAAGCTAGTGTTCGTTTCATTCCTGCACAACCAGCACCTCACCGGTCAGATGGTGAAGGCCTTGCTGGCCAAGGACATCACGCCTCTGCAGTTCAAGCTGGATAACAGCCGTCCAGACCTGGTCAAGCTGGGTAACCTGCTTGGACTGTTGTCCAGCGAAGCGGTTGGATTCAGCGAGGAAGTCGGCACTCTTGAGAAGGAGATCGTGGATGTTGGCTTGCAGAAAGCCATTGAGAATATGACACTTAAATAA